A segment of the Hemicordylus capensis ecotype Gifberg chromosome 6, rHemCap1.1.pri, whole genome shotgun sequence genome:
acgagaCAAAGAGAGACCACCAGTACTAACGACTTTGAAGAACAGGTGGAAAGATGTTGGGCAAGTTCTGGAGAAAGTAGTCTCTGTTCTTGCAAAATGTTGTACAACACACTGAACTACCTCTGTCACAAGCTCTTCTTTCACTAGTAGCTGTGCAACACTGCAAAGCACCATTGCTAAAACTCCTTCTATGAGCACCACTGTAATGCTACCCAAAATCTTCTGAAAAGGTGAAAACATTACATTCAGAAAAACTATTTACCAAATAGATATCTAGTAAAAATTAACGGACTAATTAAATAGTTTACACATACCTATAAACATGAGACTTGGCTCAAACTCTTACACTTTTATCATGgtgaaaaggttttttaaagttaTCAGTACTGTAGATACAAATATTTGAATTAATCCTGTTCTTTGAAGTTCATATAGTAGAGGCAAGAAAATAGAGTTCAGTCAGCATTTTATGGGAACAAAGGTCTGACAACTGTTGTGATATCTTAGAAGAGCAGAGAATACTTGAACCAGAatgaccattttaaaaatgtgaggaACTTGTTCTAGGCaaaacacattctctctctcacactcacacactctgGCAACTATATTCATTTTTACATATTCCCTTACAGAAATCTTAGGAAAGTGATTTTGGTTTCTAAACAGGAGTATTTGGGTAAAGAGATCAGATTTTGTCAATGTAAAATATTCACTGAAACCTCTAGACCTATAAAACACTGTATTTTGAATGTCTATAGGTTATCATATATATCTTTTCATTAATACACTCAACATAGAAAGACCCTAAAGAAACTACAGAAGATATTATTCTGGTATCATTTTATTCACAATAATTTTCTTAACCTGAAGCAAAATGAGGTTTCTGATAGCattatatataactgatcaacaTTGATGTTAATCTCATAATTTTATTAATATGCAATGGATTTTCATCAAACCAGGAAAAGAAGAGCAAAACCTCTGAAATTTCTCTGCATTTTTGACAGAATCTAAACCAATAAGAAGAAAGTCTGGAGTTATGAGTGCACCCAAATAGACAGTAATTCCACTTCAAGCTCTATATCTCAACTATTTCCTCTCAGTTTTGAAATGTGGGTGTCTTATAGTTCTCACTGCATAGACACTGTGTAAAATTTCATAAAGTTCAGACAAGTCATTTTGGTTTTATTAGAAGAATACAGTGTATCAGCTGCAACAACtagtattttatgtatttatttatttatttatttaacatatttctatactgcccaaaactcacgtctcggGGCAGTTTAGTGTTCAAAAACTCAAAATTCCACAGTTAGAAAGTACTACTGATAGAAAGTAATTAGAAATCCTACAAATGGTTATAGTCAGAAATCATCCTGGAAAATTCAAAGCAATATTCTTAGCCTTTTCACATACAGTTGTCCATTGCCAAccacggatttgagtatccatgactggcAAACTGTCACACACACCCTCACCAGCCGCAATTTGAGTATTGGTGGTTGgcactgtgttgttgttgttgtggctgTTTTCCAGCCAATTTCTGGAGTCACGAGGTCAATCCGAGAGTCAAGAGGTGATTTCGGGGGTTCTGGAGGTCAGGGGggatttttaaccttttttggggtgggggtggattttaGACACTTCAGCACTCGCAATTCCCCTAACTCTGTTTCCCAAGCATTGCTATGCATCACCAACTGCGAGGGTTTCCAAGAACAGAATCCTTGCAGTTGGCGAGAGAcaactgcattattattattttttaaaaaattctgaataAAATGGTAGCAATATAATTTTTTTTGTATGGCTAGTCTGTACATTCACTATTCTAATGAAAATATATATACTAACAGGGTATGTGCATTTGTTttgactgaaaaagaaaaagggacaaATTGGACCCCTTTGGTGCAATTGAGGATTTATTCCTCAATTGCAGCAAAAGGCAATTCATACTCACTGCTGAGCACAATGGACATGAATGAGACCTAACATGATTTATTCAGTCCCATTCATTCCTTTAGGTGTCCCTTTCCCTAGCACCAAAAGGGTGGGCGAGGGGAGCACAAACGGGGAAAATTGACAAAACTCTTCAATCCTGAACAGACAAGGTCTAGACAAAGTGTCCTAGAAAATGATAGGGCTTCTTGACACACAAAAACCTCCAATCACAGAGGGCAGGTATGTGCAGAAAATAGGACAAAGGGGCAAGTGGTAAAATTCAAAGGGACAAATGGTAAATTCACTGTGTATCATTTTCTGATTGCCAGTGAAGGTTAGAAAGAAATTTTATGCTTTGAACAAATAATGGTATTGCTTCTCTTTCAGGTCCATCAAGGAGTTTAATTTCAATACTGTCTTCTTCCAAGATTGGGGTTTGCTttgcctacaggtgaaactcggaaaattagaatatcgtgcaaaagtccattaatttcagtaatgcaaattaaaaggtgaaactgatatatgagacagacgcattacatgcaaaacgagataagtcaagccttaatttgttataattgtgatgatcatggcatacagctcatgaaaaccccaaatccacaatcccagaaaattagaatattacatggaaccaagaagacaaggattgaagaatagaacaatatcggacctctgaaaagtatacagtgtactgtgcttgattggccagcaaactcgcctgacctgaccccatagagaatctatggggcattgccaagagaaggatgagagacatgagaccaaacaatgcagaattgctgaaggccactaatgaagcatcctggtcttccataatacctcatcagtgccacaggctgatagcatccatgccacgccgcattgaggcagtaattgctgcaaaaggggcccaaaccaagtactgaatacatatgcatgcttatacttttcagaggtccgatattgttctattcttcaatccttgtcttcttggttccatgtaatattctaattttctgagattgtggatttggggttttcataagctgtacgccatgatcatcacaattataacaaattaaggcttgacttatctcactttgcatgtaatgcgtctgtctcatatatcagtttcaccttttaatttgcattactgaaattaatggacttttgcacgatattctaattttccgagtttcacctgtatagccaGATTTTATTTTAACTCAGTTTTCTCCTGGCCTAGTCCCTAACCCATCTTGCTTGTGCTCTCATTTTATTCTGAGTTACTATTTAGAAATCTTTCCTCCGCTTTAGTGGAGTAGTTCATATGAAATCCActttccatcatccccaaaccATCCACCATCCCATTCCATTTGTTAGACAGATATCAGACAGATCAGACAGATGATATCTGTGAGAAGTTGTCTTGGGAGCTTCTCTTCAGAAGGGGTAACTGAAGAGTAACTAGTTCCTTTGAAATCAGCTGTTCAAAACAGTCTTCTCACCTAGATGACCCTCTACCATGCTTCCAGTTTTATTTCTATTTACCATTGATTTAAAAAGCGTttgggctgtgtgtgctctcttttTTAACTGGAGCTAAAATGGCCCTCCTTTGTCCCATCTGTCTAAAATTTGGCAGCTTTGATCCCTAGAGATCATGAATAATTGGTCACTtggaagagtgccttcttcagtatgatccccactgcattttactgtcatcaggagaggtccctgATGCCACCAGCTTGCGTGGCAGCGACTTGaaatcgggccttctctgtagctgctcttgggctctggaatgcactccctgtagatactagaggcttaagagttttagcagcctttaaagaAGCCCCCAAACATATATTTTTAGTCTAGCCTTTAGTGAGTATtgaaattttaaattggttttagttttgttttgatgagttgtttgtttatctgtttttgagtttgtgaactgcccagagccatctGGGTGGGGCAGTATAACAATCTAGTTAAACAAACAGTGCATCTCTTTAAAGGCCTCTAACACGACCCTTTTTTCTTATGTGTCTGAAATGTGGCAGATCTGATTCCTTGGGAGAGTCAGAGAAGGCCTGCTAATTTTATCCATTAGGCTGGAAAGCAGTTAAATTAGAGACATGAACCTGATTCTCTCCCTGAAATTAACAGAGAACAAGTGAAATTGGTAAATTCTGTAACAGAGAAAATGCAACTTATCACAATCAGTAATGAAACTAAATAGAGAAAGGAAGCAATTTTTATCCTGCAAAGACCGAATGTACAATAGGCCATACAAGTTCAAATTAACTGAGGTCTATAAGTTTCAGTGAACATTTTAGCTTGACAAAAACAGATTCCTTGACTAAAATATTCTTATTCGGACACCAAAATCACATTCCCAAGACTTCTGTAATGGAAAACATTAACATTACAGCCTTCATGAAAAGCAATTATTCAAATTTTTGGAATGTTTACTCTATCCTAATTTATTCTAGATCCTTCTAAAGTATCAGAACAGTTGTCAGACACTAATCTCCATGAAATCAAAACCAAATCTTACTTGTTTCTAATCTAGTTTAAGTCATAACTGACAGCTTTGGATTTTTATACCTTTTCACAGTTACCTACTTATCTGCATCAACATTACAAAAATGAACATAATAAAATGTAGAGTGTCCAAACTTATTAGTCTTGGATATATTTAGGCCCATAGCTAGATGATTAGTATAATTTTCCCCCAAAGCCACATTTCAAAAGCTCATTGTTTTATTGTTTCCaactttttaaaactatttatagAAGTAATTTAGGGTAATCTGAAGAGAGTTTAATGGTTCACAACTAGCACTTACTTTATTTTTTGTTCCATCTCTTCTAATGAttctttcttcattatctctagCTCCTGCTGATGTTCCTTTCGCAGAGTCCGTAAATCTTTTTGCAGCTTACTCAGATCTTTGCATAGCTTTTGTTTCTCCTGCTCTGTCTCTTCCAGTTTAGCTTGCAAATCCTTGTGCTGGATCTGCAGATCACCAAGTTGTTTCTGAAGCTCAAGGCCTGATCTAGTCTTTTCTTCTGTGCTTTCTTCCAAAGCTTTTAGAAGGCCACTTCTTTCATCCAGTTGCTGCTGGAGTCTCTGCAATTTGTCACCATATGTTGAAATCATCTTTCCCATCTCAGTTTTGTGTAGTTCTCTCTGTTTTGTTAAATTCTCATCAGAACTGTTCATTTGTTGTTGTAAGGACTGCCAATCTTTCTCCTTTTCTTGCAGCTTTGTTTTCAAGTCTTCAATCACATTCTCCATTTCTTGCTGTTTTTGTTCTTTGGTTTTCAATTCTCCTTTGATACTTGCTAAGTCACTAGCATCCTTTGTGTATTGTTCAAGCAATGAAGCATGTTTCTTTatctgctcctcaaggtcttgcCGAAGTGTTTGGATTATGAGGAGGTCTTCCTGCTTCTTCTGTAGGAGTTCATCTTGTTGAATCTGAGCTTCCAGCTTTGAAGCatcacttttttgttgttgttcattatACACCTGCAGTTCTTTCTCTTTTACTAATAATTCCTTTTGTAAAGCATCTATTTTTAATTCATACATCTGTTGCATGTTCTCCAGTGCATGGACTTTGTCTTGCTCTGTGGAAACCTTTATTGCTTCCACCTTCTGTGTCATCTTTTCCAACTCTTCAGCTGACCTGATTTTTTCTTCTAAAGATATAATCTTGTTCTCTTTGTCTTGCAGTTTTTGCTCTAAGTCTACCAACTGCTTTCCCATATCGTGTCTATACTGCTGTTCCCTTTCTTCCATTTGAGATGTCAATTGCTTCCTAACAGCAGCAATTTTTTGTTCAGCCTTTTTTTTCAAGTCTGTTATTTTAGTTGTGTTTTCTGAAATAAGCCTCCCCTCTAAAGCCTTTAATTCTTCCTCTTTGCTTTTCATTAAAGCAACTTTTGTTTCTTCAAGTTCTCTTGATTTAACCTTAAGGTCAGCTTCCATGGTCTGCATTTGCTTTTCAAGAGTCAGTACTTTTTGTTCCATCTCCTTAAGCCTGTTATCCTTTTCCACAATCACCACTTCATCCTGCTGAAGCTGTTGTGCCAACTTGTTTTGCTCAGCTTGCTTCCATTCATTATGCTTTTTGAGTTCCTCCATTAAAGAATCATTTTCTGTTGTTTTCCGAGCAATGTGTTCTTCTAACTCTGCAATTCTTGCTGTTTGAATTTTTAACTCGGCAGTCAAATCAGATTCTTGCTTTTCTCTTCTGATTTGCTTTTGTTCTATTAAATCTTTCAAATGTTCCAAGTGTTTGGCTTGTTTATCAAATTCTTCTTTCATTCTGTTcaattcctcttctttttctccagCTTGGTTATTACTTAATTCAACCTTGTTTTGTAACTCTTTGATGGTATTGTGATTCTGCGTAAATCTTAACTGGGCTTTCTTCTTCCATTCTGACAACTTGTTCATCCAGTGGTCTACCTGTTCAAGAGCAGCTGCTTTTTCTTCACTCAGTGTTCCAACTCTGGAAGTCAACTCTTGCACCTCATTTAATAACTGGAGTTGATTCTCTTTGTGTTGCTTGTTTAACAAGGTTGTGGCAGCATCTTTTTCAGATATGCCATTTTCAACTTTGAGGTTTAATTCACCGACAAGTTTATTAAGATCAACAATCTCTGAGTACTTCTCCTTCAGTTCCTCCCTCAAGGATGTGACAACATTAATATTTTCAGACAATTCTTTCTTCAATTGTGTGATGCAGGtttccttctcagttgctgcttgCTGTTGGTGCCCTCCTTCTTTTTGCAACTGCTCTTTTTCTGTTACGAGCCTTTCAATGTCCATTTTCATAGACATCATCAAGTTTTCCTTTTCTTGCAATTGTTGCTTCGACTCTTGCAAACAGCCGGTTAAAGTACCATGACTCTCTGTTACTTGTTTAAGTTGAGTTTCTAGGTCCGGAATTTTACAGGTTTTTATTAACATTGCTTCTTTAATTTTTTTGGCTTGATGATGACAATGAACAACCCTTGCATTTATTAAAGAAATTCTCTCATTGCATTTTTCAGTCAGTTCAGTGGTTTTTGTATGCAGTAAAGCTTCTGTTTTCTGCTGGTAATCCTCTAGTTGTCTTGCTACATCCCTTGCAAATGTCTCAAACTCAGCAGTTTTTTGTTGAAGCTCCAAATTTTTATCCTTGATTTTTTTCTCATAATCTTCACGCTCTTTAGAATGTGAGGATTCCAGAGCCTGGAGATGCTCATCAGAGGTTTTCAATTTATCTGCCAGTTCACTAATTTtattcttctctttttctcctaCTGCTGTTATTTCACTAAGCTGTTCCTGAACTGCCAACTTCTCCTTCAGAGACAAACTAAGGTCTTCTTCTAGTTTTTTAAGTTGTGTTTTCAGACCAGTTTCTTTTTGTGTCAAAACAGTCACTTGAGCTAATGACTGCTGTAGCTGTTCTTGAAGCTCATTCAGGGATTCATCCTTCTTTGCCTGCTCATCCTTTAATCGGGTAATTTCTGCACTATTGCCCTCTCTTTCAGCACTGAAGGTGACCAGTTTGTGCTTCAGGTCTCCGACTTCCTGTTCTTTTTCTTGCAACTCCATTTCATGCTTTTCCCGAAGTTCTTCAGCCTGCTGACTCAGCTTCCTTTCCCAGGTTTGAACAACTTGTTCTAGCTCTTGTCTGTGAGTTTCAGCCAGGCGTTCCAGTTGCTCCTTCTGACTCATCTCCAACTTTGACACAGCGTCACCAATTCCAGCTGAGCTGGCATGAGCCATTTCCAGAATTTGTGAATTGAACTGCTTCTCTTTCTGACAAAGTTCCAACTGTTTGTTTTCAATCTCCTTTTTCAGTTTTGCTTCTTGCTCtgaaatcttatttttaaatttctcttGCATCTCCTTTGCTTTTTCTTTAACCTTCTCTGTTTGTCGCTCttgatgttttaatttgttttcatagTCACCTTTTAAAGCATTAATTTCCTCCTCTTTTGCTGATAAATTCTGTTCAAGCTTGTCGATTTGTTGATTCAAGAGCCCCTTTGTTTGTTCAAGCTCATTTTCCTTATCAGTAAAACATCTCTTTGCCTGATCAATCTCTTCTCTAAGGTCTCTTAACTGTGATTCATAGTGTTCTGTCAGAGAGGTGATTTTCTGCAAATGTTCTCCCTTTTGTTTTTCCTGTTCACATTTCAAATCATGTACCTGTGATATCTGAGAGTCTAACTCAGTCTTGACTACATTCAGCTGGGATTCAGTTTTTACAATCTGTTCTTCAAGATGTGATTTATCAGCTTTTTCATCTGCCAGTATTTGCTGCAGATCTGCTAAATTCTGTTCATAGATGCTAGTCTGTTCTTTGGCACTATCCTTACTGGACTGGCAAAGGACATTTAGTTCTGCAGACTTTTCTTTATGTTCACTTTCAGCCTTTATAAAGGATTCCTTTAGCATCCTCAACTGTACTTCCAACTCTTCTTGGCATTTCTCTTTTGCTTCCAAAAGCAGCCCAAGTTGATGAATTTTTTCTCTGTATGTTCTCTCTAAACTTCCCTGGTCTTTAAATATAACTTCAACTTGTTCCTTATGGTGATTTCTCTGTTGTTCCAGCTTTGTCTCAAACTCTTGCTCTGCTTTATCTGCATCATTTTTTAGTGTAGACAAATCACGTTCAAGATCTTGACGAATTTTTAGTGCCTCTGATAACTCAGAAGAGAGTGCTTCCAGCTCTGTCTGTTTCATGTCAAGTTTTTCTAATGTTTTTTCATTCATCTCTTCTATATGGGCATGGAAAACAGATTCTTTTTCTTTCAAGATTTTAGCCAGTTCTTCCTCATGTTGCCTTTTCAAGTTTTCAATTTCCAAATGCTGCTGCTGTATTAATGTGTCAAATTTTTTTGTCCAAAGTTGTTCTTGTTTCTGTTTCACCTTCTCTAGCTCTTCTTTATGATTTTCAACCATGGCAGTGATTTCTTTATTGTGCTTATTTTTTTCTGATTCTGCTTGAGGAGTCAGTTCTTCCAGTTGGTTTTTGTCATTATGTGAACATTTTGCAAGAGAACTTTCCAACTCAAGAATTCTCTGTTAAGAAATAGGTTTAAAAAACAGCATTAATATAAGATTTCTTGTGTATTAAAGTGTTTGCGTTCTACTTGAAAATGTATGATTGTCCATTTCTATATAGTTAAAATATTATGGCACAACCCAGCCAAACTGAACCACTTgtaagtcctattaattttaaAGGGAGAGTCGAGCATATTGATTTTgatgcacctctctctctccttattgTAGCCTGGCCCCAAAGGAACATGGTCCTCTGGGGTTAAGAAGTTGGTAATCCTCAAATCAGAACAACCAGATCACATTCAGCTAATGAaacacattcagctaatttctaGAGGAGGGAGCCCAAAATAGCAAACACCCTGCAAAAAAAAGAGAAAGCTGTGTAAACTACAACACCAATACTGATAATTAACACAGAAATGACCATAACATACCCTTGTATAGTCTGTCTCTTGGGCCATCAAGGTtagtgggtaggggtgtgcacgaacggtTTGAAACAAACTGGTTCACCGCGAACAGGGTCAGTTTTTCCGGTTCAATTGTGAACCAGACCTGCCCTCAGGAAGAGTGACCAGTCTGTGATTAAACCCTGTTCAACGCAAACCAGTTCCAACGGCTACGGTGACCATTTTGtcaaattgtttcctttttgctCTCTTGCTGAATGGTTTActgccactgccttccaattggcttgtgatctcctttcctctggttggcttgttgtcattccaGATCAAGTGTTGTCTGGGCAATTCTGCCCCCAttggttggggggcggggggaagagacaAGGGAGGGAAAAGCAATAAAGGCGCGAGTTTCAAGGTAAATTTAAAGCCCAGGCAAATTGtgcctggcttcactctgcctctggaTCTGGAAAAAGAAAGTTTTCTGCCCCGGGCCTTGCTTCTTCTAAGTCTGCCTCAGGGccttgctgggcccaccacctGCTGAGCCCGCTGCCTGCAGCTGAACCCACAAGATGTCCTCCAGGAGGGTGCAGGACAGAGCTAGGAGCAAAGTGGCAGGCAGAAGGAGGAGTGAAGCTGCTGGTCATGGGGgacctactccccaagtcactgTTATCCCCCTAGAGGTCATTGCACACAGGCTCACCTATCCAGTGATGCCACCTTCTCCCGCAGCTGGCGGCTGAGGTAGAAGTAGGGAGGAGGCTCCCGTCAGGGAaaaagctcttcctgtggcagtggaggaagTAGAGATATcatcagctgctagcccagcagCCAGATcactccatcctcctccccaatccccattggcagTGTGACCCCATGGCCTgaggctgaggaggagcaggaggaagtcattctggTCGTTCCTAAACCTGCTCAGCCCTGGATCAAGGGTGGTTGTGGCACCAgcaggaaccagcagccccaatACCACCAACATCAAAACAGTCCAGGACTGAGAGTAGCATGTGTAGGACCACTCTGAGCTCTGTCAAAGTGGCCCtacacatgctgtctgcacccacaggtcagcagaggcagggacACTAAGCATCTTGGGACATCAGTGACCCTGAAGCAACTGCAATGGCATCATCCAGGGGTtcttgctcctgctggcagtgTGCCCTCAACTTGTGGCAGCAAGGCACATGCTCCTGCTTTCAAGCCGTGGACATTGCCAGTTGTGCAGTTGGTGCAAtcggtgggcaagtggtctggtcgGCCAGAgtctcatctcatcacctggACCATTGGTGAGATGATGGCTCTAGACGaacagccattccaggtggtggagaatgttGGCTTCCACCAGCTGCTTGATCTCCACACACACCCACGCCTGAGTACaacatcccctcatgcaccactgtCAGCAGGCaagtggtgccctccctgtaccaagCGTGCATGGAGATCATGTCAGGGCTGCTGGAATCAGCAGGGCCTGACACCAGAGTGCAATTTACTCAGGGGCacatctagggtggggcaggcagggcacgtaccctgggcgccacttgaagcggggtgccatttttaaaaatgaattttttaaaaaaagaatggccaccaaaaacaaaatggccaccatgcatgcccaaaGGGCCTCTGCGaggtcctaggccttgccaggcctcacagaggccatttgagcatgcatggcagcctccaaaatgactacCACACCTATCTTTGCTGGtccaaacaggcccgaaaatcagcctgggatgggctgcgggggtgaattaagaggccagtggggtgtgggggaacttttgcagaccccccacagcctttaggaaaccccccaaaggggctacaggtattttttttaaatgtaatataatataagtcactgtacacatatttagttttgcactatgtacagagaattcacagggcttgtgaatactgagctgaagcttatgaactacgattgtattcatttgctcttactttgcttcttgtgataagtgagttaaatgtgatgccttaataatatagctattaatggtgagtttgtctttgaatcagtgtgaaatccttagctGGGGCACGACCAGGAGAAGGGTGCTAGAACACCTACTTCTAATGCACACTCCACCCCCAGAAGCAGCATCACCACTGCCTCCAAGGCCAACAGTGTGGTGTCTGGCATTGCCAACGCAGCCGGTCCAGTGGTTCAAAGCTAAGCACCTTGCCAGGTGTATAAAAGGAGCCCACCAAGCCCTGTGCCACTGTGGAGCAGTCTGTTTTGCAGTACCTGCAAGAGCCAATGACAGATCCAGAGCTGGAACTGATCCACTGCACATCAAGAAGTTTGGCCGGACTTGGCGGCAACTGCCAGATGAttcctctcatgcctgccaaACAGCACCCAGAGCGAGagagtgttctccatggccagtgTCATAGTGACAC
Coding sequences within it:
- the GOLGA4 gene encoding golgin subfamily A member 4 isoform X2, giving the protein MFKKLKQKISEEQTSPAPRSPSRRVPSSIPEGSSTSSPSTVRSRTSSLVEQNDEGTLTPNKELLAGMIAEPAFLSEYTVFALDPTKRPKPQSGSVNVSKHTTPSTNNRESESSSPQPSDVKLLFQQLRAPSMESLFRIPLKESLFRSSSKESLVRTSSRDSLNKLDFDSPGPVFDPPSDVESETEDLPGNLDSLPKEQLLQRLRRMERSLGSYRGKYSELVTAYQAVQREKKKLQGILSQSQDKALRRIGELREELQMDQQAKKHLQEEFDASLEEKDQLISVLQTQVSLLKERLQNGQISIELPEPNVQTELQVQSPTKDINTENALQSGSPGGDGDSSKTLEALIQRVKRQENLLHRCKETIRLHKERSAQLTNEKEALQEQLDERLQELEKMKDLHMAEKTKLITQLRDAKNLIEQLEQDKGMVIAETKRQMHETLEMKEEEIAQLRAHLKQIVMQSEELKEQKEKSEKAAFEELEKALSTAQRTEEARKKLQAEMDDKIEAIEKTSEEERVSLQQELTRVKQEVVNIMKKSSEEQVTELEKLHKSELASKEQMSNDRLRAQDQAFQEQMKMALEKCKREHLHILKEKEHQESLALEELELQKKAIQLESDKKLEDMQQEVETFRTRILELESSLAKCSHNDKNQLEELTPQAESEKNKHNKEITAMVENHKEELEKVKQKQEQLWTKKFDTLIQQQHLEIENLKRQHEEELAKILKEKESVFHAHIEEMNEKTLEKLDMKQTELEALSSELSEALKIRQDLERDLSTLKNDADKAEQEFETKLEQQRNHHKEQVEVIFKDQGSLERTYREKIHQLGLLLEAKEKCQEELEVQLRMLKESFIKAESEHKEKSAELNVLCQSSKDSAKEQTSIYEQNLADLQQILADEKADKSHLEEQIVKTESQLNVVKTELDSQISQVHDLKCEQEKQKGEHLQKITSLTEHYESQLRDLREEIDQAKRCFTDKENELEQTKGLLNQQIDKLEQNLSAKEEEINALKGDYENKLKHQERQTEKVKEKAKEMQEKFKNKISEQEAKLKKEIENKQLELCQKEKQFNSQILEMAHASSAGIGDAVSKLEMSQKEQLERLAETHRQELEQVVQTWERKLSQQAEELREKHEMELQEKEQEVGDLKHKLVTFSAEREGNSAEITRLKDEQAKKDESLNELQEQLQQSLAQVTVLTQKETGLKTQLKKLEEDLSLSLKEKLAVQEQLSEITAVGEKEKNKISELADKLKTSDEHLQALESSHSKEREDYEKKIKDKNLELQQKTAEFETFARDVARQLEDYQQKTEALLHTKTTELTEKCNERISLINARVVHCHHQAKKIKEAMLIKTCKIPDLETQLKQVTESHGTLTGCLQESKQQLQEKENLMMSMKMDIERLVTEKEQLQKEGGHQQQAATEKETCITQLKKELSENINVVTSLREELKEKYSEIVDLNKLVGELNLKVENGISEKDAATTLLNKQHKENQLQLLNEVQELTSRVGTLSEEKAAALEQVDHWMNKLSEWKKKAQLRFTQNHNTIKELQNKVELSNNQAGEKEEELNRMKEEFDKQAKHLEHLKDLIEQKQIRREKQESDLTAELKIQTARIAELEEHIARKTTENDSLMEELKKHNEWKQAEQNKLAQQLQQDEVVIVEKDNRLKEMEQKVLTLEKQMQTMEADLKVKSRELEETKVALMKSKEEELKALEGRLISENTTKITDLKKKAEQKIAAVRKQLTSQMEEREQQYRHDMGKQLVDLEQKLQDKENKIISLEEKIRSAEELEKMTQKVEAIKVSTEQDKVHALENMQQMYELKIDALQKELLVKEKELQVYNEQQQKSDASKLEAQIQQDELLQKKQEDLLIIQTLRQDLEEQIKKHASLLEQYTKDASDLASIKGELKTKEQKQQEMENVIEDLKTKLQEKEKDWQSLQQQMNSSDENLTKQRELHKTEMGKMISTYGDKLQRLQQQLDERSGLLKALEESTEEKTRSGLELQKQLGDLQIQHKDLQAKLEETEQEKQKLCKDLSKLQKDLRTLRKEHQQELEIMKKESLEEMEQKIKCEQEDTELKHNSTLKQLMREFNTQLAQKDRELETAIKETIGKAQEVEAELIESHHAEITQLHKKILEKDDDLQRTVKKYEEILETREEEMTEKVNELQKQLEKLQEEYKQRLADEESWNSGEVTIEELQAQLAQKTTIVNDSKLKEQEFREQIHTLQDRLKHYEKSMYVTTVGTPYRDGNLCHSDVSLFGEPTEFEYLRKVLFEYMMGRETKTMAKVITTVLKFPADQTQKILEREDARTLLTSPRSGIF